The Malus sylvestris chromosome 8, drMalSylv7.2, whole genome shotgun sequence genomic interval AGGAATTTGCTGTCATATGTATTCCCAGCGGCATTGATAATTTTGGCAGCTGTCATGCTGACATTGAAGGGGCTAAAGGAGCAAGGCCGCCTTGGACGATCATTTGGAAAAATTACCATCCGTGACCAGCCTCCTTCAAATACCATTGAGAAAATTATAGCCGTAAAAGATGCCATGCGCGATGTGGAAAGTTATTTACAGAATCTGAATGTCACGCTTCTGAAAATACATACAGTTTTCCTTTCTGGTCAGCCTCAGGTATGTATTCATTGCTTAAATTCGTACAATTATGGGAAAAAAATGGTTATCTCATGGATTAGTTTGCAGTTAATTCGGGCTGAACAAGAAGTAATCATATCTGTTTACACTTTTATCAGATAACGACTGAGGTTGCGCTGGTGTTGTTATCTTCTGCAACCATTCTCCTCATTTTTCCCTTCAAATATGTTGTTGCCTTTTTTATCTTCGATCTGTTCACACGGGAGCTTGAGTTCAGGAGGGAAATGGTTAAAAGGTTTATGAAACTCTTGAAGGAGCGTTGGGACAGAGTGCCTGCAGCCCCTGTAGTTGTTTTGCCTTTTGGAAGTGAGGAGCCAACACCAAAACCGAATACAAAGGAAAGCAAGGACCCAGAAAGGTCAGAAAGAAGCCTTGGCAGCAGCAATTCTGTATAGATTCTTGTAGGCGTATATGTGGTAGTTTCACAAATTAAATCTTATACTAGATCAGTtctggagaaaaaaaaacacgacTAGAGTTTTCTCGTTACATTATTTGTACAGAAATTGAACCGAGCGTAAGATTCATACAactgaccccacttagtgggataaggctttgttatTGTTGTATTATTGTACAAAAATTGGAAACCATTTAGTGCCAATGTATTTCTTGTTCACTCAGTTGGGTGGTTTGATTCGAGTAGATCTGACTAAATGAATGCAAAGCCGGTGCGCAAAAGAGAGAATGGATGCACAAAATCATAAACTTAGTAAGCATTCATCATCTGACAATGCCGCATGAACGAAATACAGTGAAAGGGATTTAGATTGTTTTCTCCGGATGAACAAAAAACACTCCATGCGTAGTTTCTCGATAATTGGGGAGTACATTGAATGTGATCAAACAAGAGTTCTCGTATGGAGTATTTTACTACTTGTCAAGCTAGTAACTCTATAGTATTTTCAATAATGCAAGTAATTTTCAAACTTGAGACATCGTAGTTGTCTTATCAATAGGTCTTTTATAATTTGATAATGCAACATGTCATGCTTCGGTTTGGGCATGACAAATGTATCGTTAGGTTAAAGGAGTTATTCATAGAGGCATATAAGTATGCAAGAAGAAGTCTCTAGCTTTCAATATGTGAAGGTAAAATACTCTAAGATGTGATTCTGAAATCTTAAGCTAGAGTATTAAGTATGATGGAGGGCAGAAAGTTTCTCAATTAACTTAAATGACTCATGACTTATTAGAATCTCATTAGGATTGGGGTTTGATTCATCATTCGTGCTCTAATAATGTAATTAAGAGTTTTGTGATAGAGAGACATCATATTACATTTATCAGCCATTACCATTACCACCATTGTCGCCGCCGTCACCACAACCTACCGTCATCACGGATGCAACGACCAGCATCTACTAACATCATCACCATCACAACTGCTAGCTCCACCCACCACCATCATTGGTCTAGCCACCATCACTTATCATCAGCGCCGTCGCTGCCACCTCGCCACCCACCATCATCATTACCATCATTGCCACCGCCTCCGCTACCACCACCTACCTTCATCACTGCCGCCACTTTTACCCATCATCATCATTGACGCCGCCGCAAccattcatcatcatcatcatcatcgttGTTGTTGCCATCACCCCCACAATCATCATTGACATCGACACTACCACTCACTATCATCACCGTCGTTGCcaccaccacccaccaccaATGCTACCACTGCCGCCACCACCCACCATCGTCACCACCAATGCTGCCACTGCCGCCACCCCCCACCATCGTCACCACTGCGCCACCACCTTCACCCACCATCATTACCGCCACTGTCACCACCCATGCTTCGTCATCATCACCATCTCCACCGCCACCTCCACCCACCAACATTACCATCGCCGCCACCCACCACCATCATCATGGTGACCACCATCACCATAATCACATTTCTTGACtatttctcttatttttataTTAGTGACTCTAGATATACACATTACATTCGGTATTtgaatttcattgttcttttaagCTAGCCAAACGaaaaaacaaaatcacaaatagaaaacaaaatttttttaatttcaaattccATCATTTTGAATCCTTAGGAGTGTTAAATTTTCTCATCCAATCTGTACATGTAAAGGGTGGATGACTTGTTAGAAATTAAATACTTTGCCCACAATCAACATCTTatataataaggaaaactaacgaaaaattctcaaaaactttagttttaatgaaaaatgacaaataaaagtgtaagtgaatagtaccatgaagggtaaaaatgtggtttttcgttaaaagtgcaCAGTACCGGGagtattttgttaaaactcccataaTAATATAGGATAATGCTTGTGTCCCATGGACTTAATCACTTGTCTCCACTTACAATTAATAAACGTTTATCGTCCGAACATTATAATCGGAATTGTTCATTCTTTTTATCATGATCTAAAATTCATATATCtgcaaaaaaatatttaatttgacGATCATTTAGTCATCCATATGTGTTAAACTAATCAACGGTTTTGATAACAAGTAGCATCTTTATGATGAACCGTGTATTTGTTTTTGCATATATGCTTATTCATGCTGTCATGTTTCGCAGTTTTGGGTAAAGATTAACTCAAACTTTTTAAGCTTGATCTATGAGATTGAGCAATGATGTACTATTCTGCTCGAGGCCCTAAAAGGCTTATAGGATATCTTTCAACGTTAATCGTAGGCGCACTTggtcttaataatattttgctATTTCAGAAACGATAACAATAACCAAACCCTAGCCCTAGGCAACGTGGATTGTCTTTGTCAAATTTGTTAAGAGGGTGGTGTTGACCTTTACTggtacaatatatacatatatatacatattgctTAACCATAGAGCAACTCCACTCCTTAAGGCGATAATAGCCTAGGCTAGTGAGCAATTGACAATTATTATCTTAGTGAGCAGTAATTGTCCGAAGGCATCTCTTGAAAATGAATTGTCTATATATATTGCTTAACCATAGGGCAACTCCACTCCTTAAGGCGATAATAGCCTAGGCTAGTGAGCAATTGACAATTATTATCTTAGTGAGCAGTAATTGTCCGAGGGCATCTCTCGAAAATGAATTGTCCAAACAATTACCATTAAAaaacttaataatatttttaatttcaaattctcttaattttttttttcatttttctgtgttttcttatattttttttctttctaaatgaataatataaaCCATTGGATTACAATTTTTCGCAATCCAACACCCCCAGGTTTAGCTACGTGGGCTCAACCCTTTTTCAGacgtttttcttttgttttattttttctaaattaaaaaagGAAGACTAATGTAGACTGTCGGATCTAAGAAATCCAACAACCCACCGACACTTTTGGGTCGGTCACTCTCCCCCACTCGTGCTTGAAGGCCACATGCATGacgcaaaaaaagaaaaaaaagaaagaaaaaaaactatgGCTGACGTCAGATCACCTAGGCAAGACCTCAAGCCATTCTCGTCCGACTTGCTCAGTGGGAGATGAGCCCACCCAATAGGTGGGGCAATTGACTTGGGCTGGAGCAGATTTTGAAGGGGTTGGGGAATTCAATCGTCTAATAGGTTAGGACAATTTATAGGAGTGTAGTTGCTCTTACCGGAGAATTACTATATAAGCAGCCCTCCTTCCCCTATCATTTTCCCCCAACTCTCATGAGTTTATATTCATCACATCCTCTTTCAACTTCCAACAAGATAATATCTTAACTACAGTCATTGCATTTACTAGGATTTGAGCCCTTATTTTGTAAGAATCATCACAATCTAGGGTTTGATgaacttttttatttaagtAAAGATTGTATAATATATTCTGCAATTTCTCACTATATATGTGGAATAGATTCTATCTTTTCAACTTTGGCGGTTAGGATTCTCCTCTTCAACCCACTGCATTCTAAATTTAAAACCCTCGTCTTTCTTACTGTAAAATATAGctcacataatttttttttccaacagtaatttattttcttcatcttttcgaTTTTTACCCCGACTATCTAGGGTTAAAAAAATTAGCAGGACCATTTAATTAATGATTAAAATAAGCATGTACGTGGATAACCATGACGTGTTAAAAGATATTGCAGGATGACAATAGGAGACCAAGAAACAGGATAGGTCAGGAGTCGGGCCATAAACGATCGAAGTAATTAGCTCCAGCTGCCTGCTGCTACTCCTTAGTCCTCACCACCTAACATTTAAGTCCTCGCCACGTACTTTCATCTTATCAAACTGTGAAGAAGAAAGCCAACCCTTTGGATTTCCTCTACATTTTAATTCAATAATACAATGTTCATGTAAAGAAAGAAGAGTGATATTCACACGTTCATTTTTACTCTtacaatattaattttttatcattaatcttctttaattcatctgatCTGATGACCgaaaggtgtgtgagaaataaaaataagtgtgtggaTAACATTACCCTTATAGAAAAACTTACACATAATGTTGTATTGTTGAACTGGAACGCCACGATGACAATAAACATATTCGGTTGAAAAATATTAGTACTTAAGGTTTATTCTATTGTTTGGGTATTTGATATTTTACGGATTATGGTTTCTTAGGCTTAGATCTGCATAAATATAGCTTGTAATTATATTGTGACAATTAGTTGATCAGAATGTAATCCTTTGGTTTGTAGCCTTCATGACATTCTTTATTTTCAGTTAATAAAATTACATTCATTTATAGTCTATTTGTCAATTTGTTCAATTGTTATACGTAGTCTGATTTTCAacttattctatataagttctTCTTGTGTTAATATGATGCATATGCATGTCCTTTTTGCATTGCATTTTAAGTTTctaaccatatatatatatatgtaggaCCGATATGTGACATAACTTTGACACACGTTTTTTTTTGGGATAAATACTTGATCAGTAAAATATGTCGAAATTAATATATGTACGAACTTATTCTCAAGCAAATGTCTTCAGAAAATAAATGGGTCAGGACAGAAGGTTGGAGTAGATATTATGGCGGTAGAGCTAGCTAGTGACGGTTATGACTTCCTCGATAACTATTATTGGTGTCGCCGTTTggagttattaatttttaaaattaagtatcgattaacgtgtttattttatattgataaCATATAATTTGGTTTTAAATTTGGTCTCTTTAACATTATTTTTTGATATCGTTGTAGGTAAGAGTAACATTGATGTTTCTaaaatttcatttaaaaaaagatGGGGAAGGCGGGGAAGAGTAACATCATCTTCGGTAGTAAGTTGGGAAGAGTGTGATCCATCATATACACTCCAGTTTGAATTTCGTTCATGTAGTTTGATGAATACACGCGACACTTGAACCTTTGATGCTTGACAATGACAACTCACCCATGCTCATTTATCACTTAACTATTAGTGAATCACTTCCGCTATTAATTTACACTAAGAGACGGAATGAGAGTTTGAACCCATGATTCACTGGGTTGAGGAAGGTCCTAactagacctggcattttgaacccgacccaacccgttaatattagtatttggatAGAtgtttaacgggtcgggttgctaactggtgaacccgttaacaacccgttaaataacaggTCACTTTGGGTTaacccgttagacccgttaaCACTCGTTAGGACCCGTTAGCATCCGTTagttgaggatgttttagtaatttcagtgaagtcttaacaacaaaaaataaactctatgcaaataataataataataattgttaacgggtgaaacgggtcgggttcagATGATCCATCaacttaacgggtcggatcGAACTCGACCCAAAcccgataaacccgacccgtttacaagTCTAGTCCTATCGACCGGGGCAATCCATCACTTGCAACTTCTGCTATGAGttaacatgcaaaataattggTGAGTTTGCTATCTACTGATTTATTCTAAGTGCAGATAAGAAGCGCCGAATCAAACAATCCCAAATAGCTTGCCATGGAAGAGGATTGACTAACAACCACAGAAAGAATAGGTTCAGAGAATCAAAGACTGGGGAATAGGTGACACCCATCAACAAATTTCCCCACATCATTCCTCTATATAATGAAAGGGACGTATCTGGTAAGTCCATAAGAGATAGTTGGAGTCGGTTTAGCTTGCAAGAAAGTGGCTACTTGGTTTAGAGAGGGAGAAATAGAAGATTAATACCTTAAACGACATACAATTAACCTTTGATGCTTGACAACTCACCCATGCTCATTTATCACTAAATTATTAGCGAATCATTTTCGCTatgagtttatttatttatttttagtacaaGTAATATTCTATACTAATTTACACTAAGAGACGGAATGAGGGTTTGAACCCATGATTTACTGGGTTGAAGAAGGTTCTAACTATCAGGGCAATCCACCACTTGCAACTTCTGCTATGAGttaacatgcaaaataattggTGTGTTAGCTATCTACTGATTTATTCTAAGTGCAGATAAGAAGCGCCGAATCAAACAATCCCAAATAGCTTGCCATGGAAGAGGATTGACTAACAACCACAGGAAGAATAGGTTCAGAGAATAAGAGACTGGGGAATAGGTGGCACCCATCAACAAATTTCCCCACGTCATTTCTCTATATAATGAAAGGGACGTATCTGGTAAGTCCATAAGAGATAGTTGGAGTCGGTTTAGGAGAAAGTGGCTACTTGGTTTAGAGGGGGAGAAATAGAAGATTAATACCTTAAACGACATACAATTGATGTAGATTATGTGGATTATTAGATGATTGTGTTGATATGTATATGTCATCCTTTGACTCCAAAAGCGGTGCTGAAAGTTATTTTTACGTCTATATATATTGAGTCAATTTTAACGTCTAACTTGTAAATTGGATGCCTAAATGATTTTCGATTTACATGATATTCTTTTTGTAGGAAACAAATGGTATGAATACTAAGTGACACAGTCATGATGGATTATCCATTTTTGTGGTACATTTAGATGACTAAAGGATTTTCGATTAGaacgatatttttttttttgtaatgattATCTTCAAATAAAGATTAATGAATTGATCCAACGgcatatttacactaatggattaGGAGAACAAATTTGTATTAGATTCACCATTAGCGGACCTAGAATTTTGTCTATGTGGGGGCGTTAAAAAGTTGATGAAGTTATACATTTAGGTATACAATTTTAAAGTTTGAATGTTATTGAGAGATTACAATAATGTTATAATTAACCTCTACATATCTAGTGTTTTGAAATATGACTTTCCCTGCTTAATGGATATCAAATCAATGGTAAGTTTTGGGGTATATGGTAAGTTTCTTTGTCATAACGAGCCACACATAAGTACTTGTGGGGGCTGGATATgttaacaaacaacatttgggGGCAGTTTGTTTCTATACATTGGTAGTTGCAAGCACAATTTCTCCATCCAAGTGTGGGTAGCTGCATCACTTACCTTCATGGTCCGTTAGTACTGAAAATAAGTCTGAGACCATGATTTTCAGGCCAAATTAAGATGGATCGGAATATGCATACCTTAGAAGTCCGATCATAGACTCAACAACCTCCGATGCAGAGCTGACTAAACGAAACAGTGATGTCACTATTATCCTGTTCTAGAATCAATGGACGAAGTCCGACAACTTTGCTGAGATAGACCATACTTGTTCCACAAGATTCAGGAGCCTATATAATCCAGTAAGGAATGAACAAGTTTCCTATAATCTTGGAACAAGTAATCATACTCCTAGGgtgatgcaatatctacttcctAGATATCCTCTGGGATTCTCCCAATATAATAAGGATTCTACTATCCTAAAAGGTCATCTCCTCAATTGGTATAAATACGTCATTCTAGAGTTCATCTCTGGTAACACAATCTCTTCACACTTATTCTCTTGCCTATTGATTAAGTCTTAATATTGCTTACTTACTTGACCACTGGTGAGCCTTTGACTGGCACACTCCCGGTCTTTGGCTTTGACTGACACACCCCTGGTCTTTGGCTTACTCACAATTGTGTGTGTTCTTTTATAGGTTAACAAGTTTGAGCATATCTACCACTCACAATGGTACACAAATTTAGTTCCAACaataagacttctcacttataagtgaaagagTACTGCTATGTCGTATTATTAGGTGGCTTAAGTAATAAAATTGTTGTTAATATTGAACACTAATCATGCactaaacatattaaaaaagaatgaggatcctcgccggatcctctttgtcatttattcatcgtacattgtgcggtaAGAAataattgtaaatttttttatttaaaattgaatataaagagtatctgataaaaactgatcgcacgatgaACAATGAACGTATGTGATTGAAGGATCTCCGGGATCCTCACACAAAGGATTCGGCGAGGATCCTCACACAAAGGATTAAGCGAGGATCCTCTCTTATCAAAAGGATGAAAATAGCGGAACGGGATCCCCTCCGGACCCAAAAAATATGAGCCTAATGATCAAATGATttggaccgttgaaatttgatccaacggctacaattattataactttagaggGACCCCTATTTAGAatcatttaatcaaatttcaacaaccGGATCATTTGATTCTTAAGCTCAGATTTTTTGGGTCCGGGGGACCCAAGTCCGAGAATAGCATAACATTTGGGATCCAACGACTttctattaattaaaaattaaaaatttctcaaataTGAGAAACAGAAAGCAATTGATGCAACTTAACCTGCATTAATATAATCAATAACTAAAGTCTTAAAAGGGATAAAATCGAGGGCACTACTCTCTCGAGTCTTGATGGATCAAAAATAAGGATCATAATCCACAGTAGATTCGGAGATCCACATCTTCATCATCATGATCACAACTCTTTCTTGGAGCTTCCATAACTCTTCTGATGGAAGTCCATGAACAAAGCCAAAAGGGAAACATAGAAAAAAATGTTGAAGCACCAACCCCAGATCCCACAGCAACCAGAACCATTGAAATGGTAGATGAGCATCCAGACCAACCCAATAAAGCTTGACATGAACTGAAATATCTGAAACTCGGTCACCCTTCTCTTCCACTTTGGCCTCGCCCCTAGCGCAGCCAACAAGTAGTAGGTATACATCACCACGTGAACCGTCGCATTTGCTACGATCACCGCCGGGAACAGAGACTGCGATGTGTGGAGCCAAATGTAGCACATGACCAGCACCATGGTGTGGTGGTAAACGTGGAGGAATGTCAGCCGCTGGAAACTCCCGCTGAGGATGATAAGGAACGTGTCCACGAACTCGTAGATTTTGGAGAGGTAGAAAATGTACGCCCAGAAGAAGAGAGGCCCGGTTGGCGGGGTTTTGGGCGGGAAGCAGATGATCCAGAAGGGGTAGGGCGCGTAGGAAAAGATGGTGACCAAGGAACCGACGGCCATGACGagggagaggaggaggaggttgaGGTTGTGGAAGGCGGTGATAGGTTTGAGGCGGCGGGGTTTGATGAGGGGGAGAGGGAGGTGGGAAAGGAGGAAAGTGAGGGCAAGGTAGGAAATGATGGTGAGAGTGAGAAAAAGCGGGGAGGAGGCCGGCGTTTCTCCAGGGctccatgagaagtggaggatCACTGGGTGCTTCACCAACCAATACTGGAAGGTACTTGAGATGTTGAGGTTCATGTTGAGGTCCAGTTTCCGCCCTCGGCCGTCTGTCGAGTAGTAGAGGTGACGGTGACGGTGGTGCCCTAACACAGTAGTGAATGAGACCAAACAAggaaggagaggagagagagttgAGACCCTGGAAGTAGGTTTCGGGGAGGAATGGGATGTCTGTGTCTTGTAGTGCGGGAAGCAAATGGGCGATGAGTATTTCTAAGGAGGCAAAAATTTAACCATCATTTCACAAGTAGGGCCAC includes:
- the LOC126631235 gene encoding uncharacterized protein LOC126631235: MNLNISSTFQYWLVKHPVILHFSWSPGETPASSPLFLTLTIISYLALTFLLSHLPLPLIKPRRLKPITAFHNLNLLLLSLVMAVGSLVTIFSYAPYPFWIICFPPKTPPTGPLFFWAYIFYLSKIYEFVDTFLIILSGSFQRLTFLHVYHHTMVLVMCYIWLHTSQSLFPAVIVANATVHVVMYTYYLLAALGARPKWKRRVTEFQIFQFMSSFIGLVWMLIYHFNGSGCCGIWGWCFNIFFYVSLLALFMDFHQKSYGSSKKEL